In a single window of the Lynx canadensis isolate LIC74 chromosome E2, mLynCan4.pri.v2, whole genome shotgun sequence genome:
- the ZDHHC1 gene encoding palmitoyltransferase ZDHHC1 isoform X2: MYKMNVCNKPSNKTAPEKSVWTAPAQASRPSLELQGQRSRRNGWSWPPHPLQIVAWLLYLFFAVIGFGVLVPLLPHHWVPAGYACMGAIFAGHLVVHLTAVSIDPADANVRDKSYAGPLPIFNRSQHAHVIEDLHCNLCDVDVSARSKHCSACNKCVCGFDHHCKWLNNCVGERNYRLFLHSVASALLGVLLLVLVATYVFVEFFVNPMRLRTNRHFEVLKNHTDVWFVFLPAAPVETQAPAILALAALLILLGLLSTALLGHLLCFHIYLMWHKLTTYEYIVQHRLPQEAKGAHRELESCPPKMRPIQEMEFYMRTFSHVRPEPPGQARPATVNANLSQFLATRGQMEPPQPSSPETLPPRIRPQKKRKRRVYKVPTSGTSDRESPLPRLSGPRGPGRSSSSSSDSAGASPVHATGPAGAYHSASAESMDEIPVAQTRLGSAALATPGGRGREPGLALQVRAPAVFVSPSSGEPGARGGPETGLP, from the exons ATGAACGTCTGCAACAAGCCCTCCAACAAGACAGCCCCTGAGAAGAGTGTGTGGACAGCGCCTGCACAGGCCAGCAGACCCTCCCTGGAGCTGCAGGGCCAGCGGTCCCGCCGGAATGGGTGGAGCTGGCCCCCTCACCCGCTCCAGATTGTGGCTTGGCTGCTGTACCTCTTCTTCGCTGTGATTGGCTTTGGGGTCCTTGTTCCCCTCCTGCCTCACCACTGGGTGCCCGCTGGCTATGCT TGCATGGGCGCCATCTTTGCCGGCCACCTTGTGGTTCACCTGACTGCTGTCTCCATCGATCCAGCAGATGCCAATGTGAGGGACAAGAGCTATGCAGGCCCCCTGCCCATTTTCAACCGCAGCCAACATGCACACGTCATTGAAGACCTGCATTGCAACTTGTGCGACGTAgatgt GAGCGCTCGCTCCAAGCACTGCAGCGCCTGCAACAAGTGCGTGTGCGGTTTCGACCACCACTGCAAGTGGCTCAACAACTGCGTGGGCGAGAGGAACTACAG GCTCTTTCTACACAGTGTGGCATCTGCTTTACTGGGTGTCCTGCTCCTCGTGCTGGTGGCCACTTATGTCTTTGTGGAGTTCTTTGTCAACCCCATGCGGCTGCGCACCAATCGCCACTTTGAAG TCCTGAAGAATCACACAGATGTGTGGTTCGTGTTCCTGCCCGCTGCCCCTGTGGAGACCCAGGCTCCTGCCATCCTAGCCCTGGCTGCCCTACTCATCCTTCTGGGCCTGCTTTCCACAGCCCTGCTTGGCCACCTGCTGTGCTTCCACATTTATCTCA TGTGGCACAAGCTCACCACCTATGAGTACATCGTGCAGCATCGCCTGCCACAGGAGGCAAAGGGGGCCCACAGGGAGCTCGAGTCATGTCCCCCCAAGATGCGGCCCATTCAG GAGATGGAGTTCTACATGCGGACCTTCAGCCATGTGCGCCCAGAACCCCCTGGCCAGGCCAGGCCTGCCACCGTGAATGCCAA TCTTTCTCAGTTCCTTGCCACCCGAGGCCAAATGGAGCCCCCCCAACCCTCCTCCCCAGAGACTCTGCCTCCCCGGATCCGACCCCAG aaaaagaggaagcggCGTGTGTATAAGGTGCCAACCTCTGGCACCTCGGATCGGGAATCGCCGCTGCCCAGGCTGTCGG GGCCCAGGGGCCCAGGTCGCAGCTCCAGCTCATCATCAGATTCCGCGGGCGCCAGCCCAGTGCATGCCACTGGACCTGCAGGCGCCTACCACTCGGCGTCAGCAGAGTCCATGGATGAGATTCCAGTGGCGCAGACACGCCTGGGCAGCGCTGCTCTGGCCACCCCTGGAGGCAGGGGCCGAGAGCCGGGGCTGGCGCTGCAGGTGCGTGCGCCCGCTGTTTTCGTGAGCCCAAGCAGCGGCGAGCCCGGGGCGCGGGGCGGTCCAGAGACCGGCCTACCTTAG
- the TPPP3 gene encoding tubulin polymerization-promoting protein family member 3 has protein sequence MAASTDVAGLEESFRKFAIHGDPKASGQEMNGKNWAKLCKDCKVADGKAVTGTDVDIVFSKVKGKSARVINYEEFKKALEELAMKRFKGKSKEEAFDAICQLVAGKEPANVGVTKAKTGGAVERLTDTSKYTGSHKERFDESGKGKGIAGRQDILDDSGYVSAYKNAGTYDAKVKK, from the exons ATGGCAGCAAGCACAGATGTGGCTGGGCTGGAGGAAAGCTTCCGCAAGTTTGCCATCCATGGTGACCCCAAGGCCAGTGGGCAAGAGATGAATGGCAAGAACTGGGCCAAGCTGTGCAAGGACTGCAAGGTGGCTGATGGAAAGGCCGTGACAGGGACCGATGTCGACATCGTCTTCTCCAAAGTCAA AGGAAAGTCTGCTCGGGTTATCAACTATGAGGAGTTCAAGAAGGCTCTAGAAGAGCTGGCAATGAAGCGATTCAAGGGGAAGAGTAAGGAGGAAGCCTTCGATGCCATCTGCCAGCTGGTGGCAGGCAAGGAACCAGCCAATGTGGGCGTCACC AAAGCAAAGACAGGAGGTGCTGTGGAACGGCTGACTGACACCAGCAAGTACACAGGTTCCCACAAGGAGCGCTTCGACGAGAGCGGCAAGGGCAAGGGCATTGCTGGGCGTCAGGACATCCTGGATGACAGTGGCTATGTGAGTGCCTACAAGAACGCAGGCACCTATGATGCAAAGGTGAAGAAGTAA
- the ZDHHC1 gene encoding palmitoyltransferase ZDHHC1 isoform X3, producing MYKMNVCNKPSNKTAPEKSVWTAPAQASRPSLELQGQRSRRNGWSWPPHPLQIVAWLLYLFFAVIGFGVLVPLLPHHWVPAGYACMGAIFAGHLVVHLTAVSIDPADANVRDKSYAGPLPIFNRSQHAHVIEDLHCNLCDVDVSARSKHCSACNKCVCGFDHHCKWLNNCVGERNYRLFLHSVASALLGVLLLVLVATYVFVEFFVNPMRLRTNRHFEVWHKLTTYEYIVQHRLPQEAKGAHRELESCPPKMRPIQEMEFYMRTFSHVRPEPPGQARPATVNANLSQFLATRGQMEPPQPSSPETLPPRIRPQKKRKRRVYKVPTSGTSDRESPLPRLSGPRGPGRSSSSSSDSAGASPVHATGPAGAYHSASAESMDEIPVAQTRLGSAALATPGGRGREPGLALQVRAPAVFVSPSSGEPGARGGPETGLP from the exons ATGAACGTCTGCAACAAGCCCTCCAACAAGACAGCCCCTGAGAAGAGTGTGTGGACAGCGCCTGCACAGGCCAGCAGACCCTCCCTGGAGCTGCAGGGCCAGCGGTCCCGCCGGAATGGGTGGAGCTGGCCCCCTCACCCGCTCCAGATTGTGGCTTGGCTGCTGTACCTCTTCTTCGCTGTGATTGGCTTTGGGGTCCTTGTTCCCCTCCTGCCTCACCACTGGGTGCCCGCTGGCTATGCT TGCATGGGCGCCATCTTTGCCGGCCACCTTGTGGTTCACCTGACTGCTGTCTCCATCGATCCAGCAGATGCCAATGTGAGGGACAAGAGCTATGCAGGCCCCCTGCCCATTTTCAACCGCAGCCAACATGCACACGTCATTGAAGACCTGCATTGCAACTTGTGCGACGTAgatgt GAGCGCTCGCTCCAAGCACTGCAGCGCCTGCAACAAGTGCGTGTGCGGTTTCGACCACCACTGCAAGTGGCTCAACAACTGCGTGGGCGAGAGGAACTACAG GCTCTTTCTACACAGTGTGGCATCTGCTTTACTGGGTGTCCTGCTCCTCGTGCTGGTGGCCACTTATGTCTTTGTGGAGTTCTTTGTCAACCCCATGCGGCTGCGCACCAATCGCCACTTTGAAG TGTGGCACAAGCTCACCACCTATGAGTACATCGTGCAGCATCGCCTGCCACAGGAGGCAAAGGGGGCCCACAGGGAGCTCGAGTCATGTCCCCCCAAGATGCGGCCCATTCAG GAGATGGAGTTCTACATGCGGACCTTCAGCCATGTGCGCCCAGAACCCCCTGGCCAGGCCAGGCCTGCCACCGTGAATGCCAA TCTTTCTCAGTTCCTTGCCACCCGAGGCCAAATGGAGCCCCCCCAACCCTCCTCCCCAGAGACTCTGCCTCCCCGGATCCGACCCCAG aaaaagaggaagcggCGTGTGTATAAGGTGCCAACCTCTGGCACCTCGGATCGGGAATCGCCGCTGCCCAGGCTGTCGG GGCCCAGGGGCCCAGGTCGCAGCTCCAGCTCATCATCAGATTCCGCGGGCGCCAGCCCAGTGCATGCCACTGGACCTGCAGGCGCCTACCACTCGGCGTCAGCAGAGTCCATGGATGAGATTCCAGTGGCGCAGACACGCCTGGGCAGCGCTGCTCTGGCCACCCCTGGAGGCAGGGGCCGAGAGCCGGGGCTGGCGCTGCAGGTGCGTGCGCCCGCTGTTTTCGTGAGCCCAAGCAGCGGCGAGCCCGGGGCGCGGGGCGGTCCAGAGACCGGCCTACCTTAG
- the ZDHHC1 gene encoding palmitoyltransferase ZDHHC1 isoform X4, whose amino-acid sequence MYKMNVCNKPSNKTAPEKSVWTAPAQASRPSLELQGQRSRRNGWSWPPHPLQIVAWLLYLFFAVIGFGVLVPLLPHHWVPAGYACMGAIFAGHLVVHLTAVSIDPADANVRDKSYAGPLPIFNRSQHAHVIEDLHCNLCDVDVSARSKHCSACNKCVCGFDHHCKWLNNCVGERNYRLFLHSVASALLGVLLLVLVATYVFVEFFVNPMRLRTNRHFEVLKNHTDVWFVFLPAAPVETQAPAILALAALLILLGLLSTALLGHLLCFHIYLMWHKLTTYEYIVQHRLPQEAKGAHRELESCPPKMRPIQEMEFYMRTFSHVRPEPPGQARPATVNAKDSASPDPTPGEGDCAGPMRKGMGKKPLPCPTPLLLWVKWGLGKGHSGSPCLCRKRGSGVCIRCQPLAPRIGNRRCPGCRGPGAQVAAPAHHQIPRAPAQCMPLDLQAPTTRRQQSPWMRFQWRRHAWAALLWPPLEAGAESRGWRCRCVRPLFS is encoded by the exons ATGAACGTCTGCAACAAGCCCTCCAACAAGACAGCCCCTGAGAAGAGTGTGTGGACAGCGCCTGCACAGGCCAGCAGACCCTCCCTGGAGCTGCAGGGCCAGCGGTCCCGCCGGAATGGGTGGAGCTGGCCCCCTCACCCGCTCCAGATTGTGGCTTGGCTGCTGTACCTCTTCTTCGCTGTGATTGGCTTTGGGGTCCTTGTTCCCCTCCTGCCTCACCACTGGGTGCCCGCTGGCTATGCT TGCATGGGCGCCATCTTTGCCGGCCACCTTGTGGTTCACCTGACTGCTGTCTCCATCGATCCAGCAGATGCCAATGTGAGGGACAAGAGCTATGCAGGCCCCCTGCCCATTTTCAACCGCAGCCAACATGCACACGTCATTGAAGACCTGCATTGCAACTTGTGCGACGTAgatgt GAGCGCTCGCTCCAAGCACTGCAGCGCCTGCAACAAGTGCGTGTGCGGTTTCGACCACCACTGCAAGTGGCTCAACAACTGCGTGGGCGAGAGGAACTACAG GCTCTTTCTACACAGTGTGGCATCTGCTTTACTGGGTGTCCTGCTCCTCGTGCTGGTGGCCACTTATGTCTTTGTGGAGTTCTTTGTCAACCCCATGCGGCTGCGCACCAATCGCCACTTTGAAG TCCTGAAGAATCACACAGATGTGTGGTTCGTGTTCCTGCCCGCTGCCCCTGTGGAGACCCAGGCTCCTGCCATCCTAGCCCTGGCTGCCCTACTCATCCTTCTGGGCCTGCTTTCCACAGCCCTGCTTGGCCACCTGCTGTGCTTCCACATTTATCTCA TGTGGCACAAGCTCACCACCTATGAGTACATCGTGCAGCATCGCCTGCCACAGGAGGCAAAGGGGGCCCACAGGGAGCTCGAGTCATGTCCCCCCAAGATGCGGCCCATTCAG GAGATGGAGTTCTACATGCGGACCTTCAGCCATGTGCGCCCAGAACCCCCTGGCCAGGCCAGGCCTGCCACCGTGAATGCCAA AGACTCTGCCTCCCCGGATCCGACCCCAGGTGAGGGGGACTGTGCTGGGCCCATGAGGAAGGGTATGGGAAAGAAGCCTCTACCCTGCCCCACTCCTCTCCTTCTTTGGGTGAAGTGGGGTTTGGGGAAGGGGCACTCAGGCTCCCCATGTCtctgcagaaaaagaggaagcggCGTGTGTATAAGGTGCCAACCTCTGGCACCTCGGATCGGGAATCGCCGCTGCCCAGGCTGTCGG GGCCCAGGGGCCCAGGTCGCAGCTCCAGCTCATCATCAGATTCCGCGGGCGCCAGCCCAGTGCATGCCACTGGACCTGCAGGCGCCTACCACTCGGCGTCAGCAGAGTCCATGGATGAGATTCCAGTGGCGCAGACACGCCTGGGCAGCGCTGCTCTGGCCACCCCTGGAGGCAGGGGCCGAGAGCCGGGGCTGGCGCTGCAGGTGCGTGCGCCCGCTGTTTTCGTGA
- the ZDHHC1 gene encoding palmitoyltransferase ZDHHC1 isoform X1: protein MYKMNVCNKPSNKTAPEKSVWTAPAQASRPSLELQGQRSRRNGWSWPPHPLQIVAWLLYLFFAVIGFGVLVPLLPHHWVPAGYACMGAIFAGHLVVHLTAVSIDPADANVRDKSYAGPLPIFNRSQHAHVIEDLHCNLCDVDVSARSKHCSACNKCVCGFDHHCKWLNNCVGERNYRLFLHSVASALLGVLLLVLVATYVFVEFFVNPMRLRTNRHFEVCLCLAVLKNHTDVWFVFLPAAPVETQAPAILALAALLILLGLLSTALLGHLLCFHIYLMWHKLTTYEYIVQHRLPQEAKGAHRELESCPPKMRPIQEMEFYMRTFSHVRPEPPGQARPATVNANLSQFLATRGQMEPPQPSSPETLPPRIRPQKKRKRRVYKVPTSGTSDRESPLPRLSGPRGPGRSSSSSSDSAGASPVHATGPAGAYHSASAESMDEIPVAQTRLGSAALATPGGRGREPGLALQVRAPAVFVSPSSGEPGARGGPETGLP, encoded by the exons ATGAACGTCTGCAACAAGCCCTCCAACAAGACAGCCCCTGAGAAGAGTGTGTGGACAGCGCCTGCACAGGCCAGCAGACCCTCCCTGGAGCTGCAGGGCCAGCGGTCCCGCCGGAATGGGTGGAGCTGGCCCCCTCACCCGCTCCAGATTGTGGCTTGGCTGCTGTACCTCTTCTTCGCTGTGATTGGCTTTGGGGTCCTTGTTCCCCTCCTGCCTCACCACTGGGTGCCCGCTGGCTATGCT TGCATGGGCGCCATCTTTGCCGGCCACCTTGTGGTTCACCTGACTGCTGTCTCCATCGATCCAGCAGATGCCAATGTGAGGGACAAGAGCTATGCAGGCCCCCTGCCCATTTTCAACCGCAGCCAACATGCACACGTCATTGAAGACCTGCATTGCAACTTGTGCGACGTAgatgt GAGCGCTCGCTCCAAGCACTGCAGCGCCTGCAACAAGTGCGTGTGCGGTTTCGACCACCACTGCAAGTGGCTCAACAACTGCGTGGGCGAGAGGAACTACAG GCTCTTTCTACACAGTGTGGCATCTGCTTTACTGGGTGTCCTGCTCCTCGTGCTGGTGGCCACTTATGTCTTTGTGGAGTTCTTTGTCAACCCCATGCGGCTGCGCACCAATCGCCACTTTGAAG TCTGCCTGTGCCTTGCAGTCCTGAAGAATCACACAGATGTGTGGTTCGTGTTCCTGCCCGCTGCCCCTGTGGAGACCCAGGCTCCTGCCATCCTAGCCCTGGCTGCCCTACTCATCCTTCTGGGCCTGCTTTCCACAGCCCTGCTTGGCCACCTGCTGTGCTTCCACATTTATCTCA TGTGGCACAAGCTCACCACCTATGAGTACATCGTGCAGCATCGCCTGCCACAGGAGGCAAAGGGGGCCCACAGGGAGCTCGAGTCATGTCCCCCCAAGATGCGGCCCATTCAG GAGATGGAGTTCTACATGCGGACCTTCAGCCATGTGCGCCCAGAACCCCCTGGCCAGGCCAGGCCTGCCACCGTGAATGCCAA TCTTTCTCAGTTCCTTGCCACCCGAGGCCAAATGGAGCCCCCCCAACCCTCCTCCCCAGAGACTCTGCCTCCCCGGATCCGACCCCAG aaaaagaggaagcggCGTGTGTATAAGGTGCCAACCTCTGGCACCTCGGATCGGGAATCGCCGCTGCCCAGGCTGTCGG GGCCCAGGGGCCCAGGTCGCAGCTCCAGCTCATCATCAGATTCCGCGGGCGCCAGCCCAGTGCATGCCACTGGACCTGCAGGCGCCTACCACTCGGCGTCAGCAGAGTCCATGGATGAGATTCCAGTGGCGCAGACACGCCTGGGCAGCGCTGCTCTGGCCACCCCTGGAGGCAGGGGCCGAGAGCCGGGGCTGGCGCTGCAGGTGCGTGCGCCCGCTGTTTTCGTGAGCCCAAGCAGCGGCGAGCCCGGGGCGCGGGGCGGTCCAGAGACCGGCCTACCTTAG